Proteins from one Cytophagia bacterium CHB2 genomic window:
- a CDS encoding SDR family oxidoreductase, which yields MFTSDLLKDKFALITGGGSGLGLSMAKRFAGLGARLAICGRNAERLAEGAQAIQAAGGREVITFVCDVRDHDAVTQALDALVEKHGLPDILVNNAAGNFLAATEDLSPGGFDAVMKIVLYGTFNCTQALAKKWIAAKRGGNILNIVTTYAWNGSAFVVPSACAKAGVLAMTRSLAVEWATYGIRLNAIAPGPFPTEGAWKRLLPTKEVEESAKKRIPLGRFGEHEELTNLAAFLVADGVDFITGEVVTIDGGEALAGAGQFSQYLQHDRQQFKRVLQMMRGK from the coding sequence ATGTTCACCTCAGACTTACTCAAAGATAAGTTCGCGCTGATCACCGGCGGCGGTTCGGGCCTCGGGCTGTCCATGGCAAAACGTTTTGCCGGGCTGGGCGCGCGCCTGGCGATCTGTGGGCGCAACGCCGAACGCCTGGCAGAAGGCGCGCAAGCCATTCAAGCTGCCGGCGGTCGCGAGGTGATTACGTTTGTTTGTGATGTGCGCGACCATGACGCCGTAACGCAAGCCCTGGACGCGCTGGTCGAAAAACACGGCCTGCCCGATATTTTGGTGAACAACGCAGCGGGCAATTTTCTCGCAGCCACCGAGGATCTATCGCCCGGCGGTTTTGATGCGGTCATGAAAATCGTGCTCTATGGCACGTTCAATTGCACGCAGGCGCTCGCGAAAAAATGGATCGCGGCGAAACGCGGCGGTAACATTCTCAATATCGTCACGACCTATGCCTGGAACGGTTCGGCGTTCGTTGTGCCCTCCGCCTGCGCGAAAGCCGGCGTGCTGGCCATGACGCGCTCACTGGCCGTGGAATGGGCAACTTACGGCATTCGTCTCAATGCCATTGCGCCCGGACCGTTTCCCACTGAAGGCGCGTGGAAGCGTTTATTACCAACCAAAGAAGTTGAAGAAAGCGCCAAGAAGCGCATTCCGCTGGGCCGCTTTGGCGAGCACGAGGAGTTGACCAACCTGGCCGCTTTTCTGGTGGCGGACGGCGTCGATTTCATCACCGGCGAGGTGGTCACGATCGACGGCGGTGAAGCGCTCGCCGGCGCCGGGCAATTCTCACAATATTTGCAGCATGACCGGCAGCAATTCAAGCGGGTGTTGCAGATGATGCGTGGAAAATAA